One stretch of Malus domestica chromosome 14, GDT2T_hap1 DNA includes these proteins:
- the LOC103424555 gene encoding UDP-glucose 6-dehydrogenase 5 isoform X3, whose amino-acid sequence MVKICCIGAGYVGGPTMAVIALKCPAIEVAVVDISVPRIAAWNSDQLPIYEPGLDEIVKQCRGKNLFFSTAVEKHVAEADIIFVSVNTPTKTRGLGAGKAADLTYWESAARMIADVSKSDKIVVEKSTVPVKTAEAIEKILAHNSKGIKYQILSNPEFLAEGTAIEDLFKPDRVLIGGRETPDGQKAIQALKAVYANWVPEDRIITTNLWSAELSKLAANAFLAQRISSVNAMSALCEATGANISEVSHAVGKDTRIGPKFLNASVGFGGSCFQKDILNLVYICECNGLPEVADYWKQVIKVNDYQKSRFVNRVVSSMFNTVSGKKIAILGFAFKKDTGDTRETAAIDVCNGLLGDKAHLSIYDLQVTEEQIRRDLSMKKFDWDHPLHLQPMSPAAAKEVRVAWDAYEAAKGAHGICILTEWDEFKTLDYKKIYDSMQKPAFLFDGRNVVDAGKLREIGFIVYSIGKPLDSWLKDMPAVA is encoded by the coding sequence atggtgaaGATCTGCTGCATTGGAGCTGGCTATGTTGGGGGTCCAACAATGGCAGTGATTGCCCTGAAGTGCCCTGCCATCGAAGTGGCGGTGGTGGACATCTCCGTGCCCAGAATCGCGGCCTGGAACAGCGACCAGCTCCCCATTTATGAGCCAGGTCTTGATGAGATTGTGAAGCAATGCAGAGGAAAGAACCTCTTCTTCAGCACTGCTGTCGAAAAACATGTCGCTGAGGCGGACATTATCTTCGTTTCAGTTAACACCCCAACGAAAACCAGGGGTCTTGGAGCCGGCAAGGCTGCTGACTTGACATACTGGGAAAGCGCAGCCCGAATGATCGCTGATGTTTCAAAATCCGACAAGATTGTTGTCGAGAAATCAACTGTCCCGGTGAAAACCGCCGAGGCGATTGAAAAGATTTTGGCACATAATAGCAAGGGAATCAAGTACCAGATTCTCTCCAACCCGGAGTTTCTTGCCGAGGGGACAGCAATTGAGGATCTTTTCAAGCCCGACCGCGTGTTGATTGGAGGGAGGGAAACCCCGGATGGCCAGAAGGCAATCCAGGCATTGAAGGCAGTGTACGCGAATTGGGTTCCGGAAGACAGAATCATAACAACCAATCTGTGGTCAGCTGAGCTATCAAAGCTCGCCGCGAACGCCTTCCTGGCGCAGAGGATCTCGTCTGTGAATGCAATGTCAGCTCTCTGTGAGGCCACCGGAGCGAATATCTCTGAAGTTTCCCATGCTGTTGGCAAGGACACCAGAATTGGACCGAAATTTCTCAATGCCAGCGTTGGATTTGGCGGGTCTTGCTTTCAGAAGGACATTCTCAACTTGGTCTACATCTGTGAATGCAATGGCCTCCCTGAAGTTGCAGACTATTGGAAACAAGTGATCAAGGTGAACGACTACCAAAAGAGCCGCTTCGTGAACAGGGTTGTCTCTTCGATGTTCAACACTGTTTCGGGTAAAAAGATTGCGATTCTTGGATTCGCATTCAAGAAAGACACCGGGGACACAAGGGAGACCGCTGCCATTGATGTTTGCAACGGGCTGTTGGGGGACAAGGCGCACTTGAGCATATATGATCTGCAGGTTACTGAGGAACAGATTCGGAGGGATCTTTCGATGAAGAAGTTTGATTGGGACCATCCACTTCATCTGCAGCCAATGAGCCCTGCCGCGGCCAAGGAAGTGAGGGTCGCTTGGGACGCTTACGAGGCAGCAAAGGGCGCTCATGGGATCTGCATTCTCACCGAGTGGGACGAGTTCAAGACACTCGATTACAAGAAGATTTACGACAGCATGCAGAAGCCTGCATTTTTGTTCGATGGGAGGAATGTGGTTGATGCTGGGAAGCTGAGAGAGATCGGATTCATCGTGTATTCGATCGGAAAGCCGTTGGATTCTTGGCTCAAGGACATGCCTGCTGTGGCATAA
- the LOC103424555 gene encoding UDP-glucose 6-dehydrogenase 4 isoform X2, whose translation MCPVQSNPSLNRLTRRRKKMVKICCIGAGYVGGPTMAVIALKCPAIEVAVVDISVPRIAAWNSDQLPIYEPGLDEIVKQCRGKNLFFSTAVEKHVAEADIIFVSVNTPTKTRGLGAGKAADLTYWESAARMIADVSKSDKIVVEKSTVPVKTAEAIEKILAHNSKGIKYQILSNPEFLAEGTAIEDLFKPDRVLIGGRETPDGQKAIQALKAVYANWVPEDRIITTNLWSAELSKLAANAFLAQRISSVNAMSALCEATGANISEVSHAVGKDTRIGPKFLNASVGFGGSCFQKDILNLVYICECNGLPEVADYWKQVIKVNDYQKSRFVNRVVSSMFNTVSGKKIAILGFAFKKDTGDTRETAAIDVCNGLLGDKAHLSIYDLQVTEEQIRRDLSMKKFDWDHPLHLQPMSPAAAKEVRVAWDAYEAAKGAHGICILTEWDEFKTLDYKKIYDSMQKPAFLFDGRNVVDAGKLREIGFIVYSIGKPLDSWLKDMPAVA comes from the exons ATGTGTCCCGTCCAATCGAACCCAAGTTTGAATCGCCTCACCCGTAG aagaaaaaaaatggtgaaGATCTGCTGCATTGGAGCTGGCTATGTTGGGGGTCCAACAATGGCAGTGATTGCCCTGAAGTGCCCTGCCATCGAAGTGGCGGTGGTGGACATCTCCGTGCCCAGAATCGCGGCCTGGAACAGCGACCAGCTCCCCATTTATGAGCCAGGTCTTGATGAGATTGTGAAGCAATGCAGAGGAAAGAACCTCTTCTTCAGCACTGCTGTCGAAAAACATGTCGCTGAGGCGGACATTATCTTCGTTTCAGTTAACACCCCAACGAAAACCAGGGGTCTTGGAGCCGGCAAGGCTGCTGACTTGACATACTGGGAAAGCGCAGCCCGAATGATCGCTGATGTTTCAAAATCCGACAAGATTGTTGTCGAGAAATCAACTGTCCCGGTGAAAACCGCCGAGGCGATTGAAAAGATTTTGGCACATAATAGCAAGGGAATCAAGTACCAGATTCTCTCCAACCCGGAGTTTCTTGCCGAGGGGACAGCAATTGAGGATCTTTTCAAGCCCGACCGCGTGTTGATTGGAGGGAGGGAAACCCCGGATGGCCAGAAGGCAATCCAGGCATTGAAGGCAGTGTACGCGAATTGGGTTCCGGAAGACAGAATCATAACAACCAATCTGTGGTCAGCTGAGCTATCAAAGCTCGCCGCGAACGCCTTCCTGGCGCAGAGGATCTCGTCTGTGAATGCAATGTCAGCTCTCTGTGAGGCCACCGGAGCGAATATCTCTGAAGTTTCCCATGCTGTTGGCAAGGACACCAGAATTGGACCGAAATTTCTCAATGCCAGCGTTGGATTTGGCGGGTCTTGCTTTCAGAAGGACATTCTCAACTTGGTCTACATCTGTGAATGCAATGGCCTCCCTGAAGTTGCAGACTATTGGAAACAAGTGATCAAGGTGAACGACTACCAAAAGAGCCGCTTCGTGAACAGGGTTGTCTCTTCGATGTTCAACACTGTTTCGGGTAAAAAGATTGCGATTCTTGGATTCGCATTCAAGAAAGACACCGGGGACACAAGGGAGACCGCTGCCATTGATGTTTGCAACGGGCTGTTGGGGGACAAGGCGCACTTGAGCATATATGATCTGCAGGTTACTGAGGAACAGATTCGGAGGGATCTTTCGATGAAGAAGTTTGATTGGGACCATCCACTTCATCTGCAGCCAATGAGCCCTGCCGCGGCCAAGGAAGTGAGGGTCGCTTGGGACGCTTACGAGGCAGCAAAGGGCGCTCATGGGATCTGCATTCTCACCGAGTGGGACGAGTTCAAGACACTCGATTACAAGAAGATTTACGACAGCATGCAGAAGCCTGCATTTTTGTTCGATGGGAGGAATGTGGTTGATGCTGGGAAGCTGAGAGAGATCGGATTCATCGTGTATTCGATCGGAAAGCCGTTGGATTCTTGGCTCAAGGACATGCCTGCTGTGGCATAA
- the LOC103424555 gene encoding UDP-glucose 6-dehydrogenase 4 isoform X1, with translation MLRSSFSINLTLLWFVKSNIIGADLTSAFGRKKMVKICCIGAGYVGGPTMAVIALKCPAIEVAVVDISVPRIAAWNSDQLPIYEPGLDEIVKQCRGKNLFFSTAVEKHVAEADIIFVSVNTPTKTRGLGAGKAADLTYWESAARMIADVSKSDKIVVEKSTVPVKTAEAIEKILAHNSKGIKYQILSNPEFLAEGTAIEDLFKPDRVLIGGRETPDGQKAIQALKAVYANWVPEDRIITTNLWSAELSKLAANAFLAQRISSVNAMSALCEATGANISEVSHAVGKDTRIGPKFLNASVGFGGSCFQKDILNLVYICECNGLPEVADYWKQVIKVNDYQKSRFVNRVVSSMFNTVSGKKIAILGFAFKKDTGDTRETAAIDVCNGLLGDKAHLSIYDLQVTEEQIRRDLSMKKFDWDHPLHLQPMSPAAAKEVRVAWDAYEAAKGAHGICILTEWDEFKTLDYKKIYDSMQKPAFLFDGRNVVDAGKLREIGFIVYSIGKPLDSWLKDMPAVA, from the exons ATGCTCCGTTCCAGCTTTTCCATTAATCTGACTTTGCTTTGGTTTGTGAAAAGTAACATAATTGGTGCAGATCTCACTAGTGCTTTTGG aagaaaaaaaatggtgaaGATCTGCTGCATTGGAGCTGGCTATGTTGGGGGTCCAACAATGGCAGTGATTGCCCTGAAGTGCCCTGCCATCGAAGTGGCGGTGGTGGACATCTCCGTGCCCAGAATCGCGGCCTGGAACAGCGACCAGCTCCCCATTTATGAGCCAGGTCTTGATGAGATTGTGAAGCAATGCAGAGGAAAGAACCTCTTCTTCAGCACTGCTGTCGAAAAACATGTCGCTGAGGCGGACATTATCTTCGTTTCAGTTAACACCCCAACGAAAACCAGGGGTCTTGGAGCCGGCAAGGCTGCTGACTTGACATACTGGGAAAGCGCAGCCCGAATGATCGCTGATGTTTCAAAATCCGACAAGATTGTTGTCGAGAAATCAACTGTCCCGGTGAAAACCGCCGAGGCGATTGAAAAGATTTTGGCACATAATAGCAAGGGAATCAAGTACCAGATTCTCTCCAACCCGGAGTTTCTTGCCGAGGGGACAGCAATTGAGGATCTTTTCAAGCCCGACCGCGTGTTGATTGGAGGGAGGGAAACCCCGGATGGCCAGAAGGCAATCCAGGCATTGAAGGCAGTGTACGCGAATTGGGTTCCGGAAGACAGAATCATAACAACCAATCTGTGGTCAGCTGAGCTATCAAAGCTCGCCGCGAACGCCTTCCTGGCGCAGAGGATCTCGTCTGTGAATGCAATGTCAGCTCTCTGTGAGGCCACCGGAGCGAATATCTCTGAAGTTTCCCATGCTGTTGGCAAGGACACCAGAATTGGACCGAAATTTCTCAATGCCAGCGTTGGATTTGGCGGGTCTTGCTTTCAGAAGGACATTCTCAACTTGGTCTACATCTGTGAATGCAATGGCCTCCCTGAAGTTGCAGACTATTGGAAACAAGTGATCAAGGTGAACGACTACCAAAAGAGCCGCTTCGTGAACAGGGTTGTCTCTTCGATGTTCAACACTGTTTCGGGTAAAAAGATTGCGATTCTTGGATTCGCATTCAAGAAAGACACCGGGGACACAAGGGAGACCGCTGCCATTGATGTTTGCAACGGGCTGTTGGGGGACAAGGCGCACTTGAGCATATATGATCTGCAGGTTACTGAGGAACAGATTCGGAGGGATCTTTCGATGAAGAAGTTTGATTGGGACCATCCACTTCATCTGCAGCCAATGAGCCCTGCCGCGGCCAAGGAAGTGAGGGTCGCTTGGGACGCTTACGAGGCAGCAAAGGGCGCTCATGGGATCTGCATTCTCACCGAGTGGGACGAGTTCAAGACACTCGATTACAAGAAGATTTACGACAGCATGCAGAAGCCTGCATTTTTGTTCGATGGGAGGAATGTGGTTGATGCTGGGAAGCTGAGAGAGATCGGATTCATCGTGTATTCGATCGGAAAGCCGTTGGATTCTTGGCTCAAGGACATGCCTGCTGTGGCATAA
- the LOC103455409 gene encoding diacylglycerol kinase 1-like — translation MDDDGDFDMFLPYWNNKNPTDRLFIVSCFIAALVGILTIAYSAFQWRRNINLSWMKAIARSKKNPKARHKVPITPHTWVLESVSRGKNLNCCVCLKSMSPSQTLGPMIASDSFSHHCNICGAVAHLSCSSSAHKDCKCVSMMGFEHVMHQWAVRWTEATDQPDETSFCSYCEDPCSGSFLGGSPIWCCLWCQRVVHVDCHGSMSNETGDICDLGPFRRLIVSPLHVKELNQTSSGGFLSTITHGANEIASSVRATIRNQSKKSKHGNENSVDTGNSGSTGDMSTESTADTIQAVNGSHEVEENRNGTVNVNLQHQDDDVDKKLDSKPNFKRSTSNNKKDESQVLGMKQRYELIDLSPDARPLLVFINKKSGAQRGNSLRKRLNILLNPVQVFELSSTHGPEVGLYLFRKVQHFRVLVCGGDGTVGWVLNAIEKQNFDSPPPVAILPAGTGNDLARVLSWGGGLGSVERQGGLCTVLHHIEHAAVTILDRWKVAIVNQEGKQLQSPKFLNNYLGIGCDAKVALDIHNLREENPEKFYNQFMNKVLYAREGAKGIIDRTFVDFPWQVRVEVDGVEVEVPEDAEGVLVANIGSYMGGVDLWHNEDENYDNFYPQSMHDKILEVVSISGIWHLGKLQVGLSRAQRLAQGQSIKIQLYAALPVQVDGEPWFQQPCTLAISHHSQAFMLKRAAEEPLGHAAAIITDVLENAETNSVINAVQKRALLQEMALKLT, via the exons ATGGATGATGATGGAGACTTTGATATGTTTTTGCCCTATTGGAACAACAAGAATCCAACTGATCGCCTTTTCATAGTCTCTTGCTTTATTGCGGCCTTAGTTGGAATTTTGACTATAGCCTACTCTGCCTTTCAATGGAGGAGAAATATAAATCTAAGTTGGATGAAAGCCATTGCCAGGTCaaagaaaaaccctaaggcACGTCACAAGGTTCCTATAACTCCCCATACTTGGGTTCTAGAATCTGTATCTCGTGGAAAGAACTTGAATTGCTGTGTTTGCCTAAAATCCATGAGCCCTTCTCAGACTCTTGGGCCTATGATAGCTTCAGATAGTTTTAGTCACCATTGCAACATTTGTGGTGCTGTGGCTCATCTGAGCTGCTCGTCTAGTGCCCATAAGGATTGCAAGTGTGTATCCATGATGGGGTTTGAGCACGTGATGCACCAATGGGCTGTCCGTTGGACAGAGGCAACAGATCAACCTGATGAAACTTCTTTCTGCAGCTATTGTGAAGATCCAtgtagtgggtcttttcttggtGGATCCCCAATATGGTGCTGCTTGTGGTGTCAAAGAGTGGTACATGTTGATTGCCACGGTAGCATGTCCAATGAAACAGGTGATATTTGTGATCTAGGTCCATTCAGAAGGTTGATTGTGTCGCCTCTGCATGTAAAGGAATTGAACCAGACCTCCTCAGGTGGATTTCTGAGCACCATTACTCATGGAGCCAATGAAATAGCATCTTCAGTACGTGCAACTATTAGGAACCAGAGCAAAAAGTCCAAGCATGGAAATGAAAACTCCGTTGACACGGGAAATAGTGGTAGTACTGGGGATATGTCTACAGAAAGCACAGCTGATACTATTCAAGCTGTTAATGGTTCTCATGAAGTTGAGGAAAACCGTAATGGCACTGTGAATGTGAATCTGCAGCACCAAGACGATGATGTAGATAAGAAGTTGGAttctaaacccaatttcaaAAGGAGCACGTCAAACAATAAGAAGGATGAGTCTCAGGTTTTAGGGATGAAACAAagatatgaattgattgatTTATCACCAGATGCAAGACCCTTGCTAGTTTTTATCAACAAGAAGAGTGGGGCTCAGCGTGGAAATTCATTGAGAAAACGTTTAAATATTCTTCTCAATCCTGTTCAG GTTTTTGAGCTGAGCTCAACACATGGACCAGAGGTGGGTCTTTATTTGTTCAGAAAGGTGCAGCACTTTAGAGTTCTTGTGTGTGGGGGAGATGGTACCGTTGGTTGGGTTTTGAATGCCATAGAAAAGCAAAATTTTGATTCTCCTCCTCCAGTTGCTATTCTTCCTGCTGGAACGGGGAACGATCTTGCTAGAGTTTTGTCATGGGGAGGAGGTTTGGGCTCAGTGGAGAGACAAGGAGGCCTCTGCACAGTTTTGCACCACATAGAGCATGCTGCAGTAACCATTCTTGATCGTTGGAAGGTAGCAATTGTTAATCAAGAGGGGAAGCAACTCCAATCGCCAAAGTTTTTGAACAACTATCTTG GAATTGGGTGTGATGCTAAGGTTGCTCTGGACATTCATAATCTACGAGAGGAGAATCCGGAGAAGTTTTATAACCAG TTCATGAATAAAGTTCTTTATGCACGAGAAGGCGCGAAGGGCATAATAGATAGAACATTTGTAGATTTTCCTTGGCAAGTCCGAGTTGAAGTGGATGGCGTTGAGGTAGAGGTCCCTGAG GATGCAGAAGGTGTACTTGTAGCGAACATTGGGAGCTACATGGGTGGTGTAGATCTGTGGCACAATGAAgacgaaaattatgacaatttttacCCACAATCTATGCATGATAAAATACTTGAGGTTGTAAGCATTTCTGGAATATGGCACCTTGGGAAACTTCAG GTTGGGCTTTCCCGTGCTCAAAGGTTGGCACAGGGCCAGTCAATTAAGATACAGCTCTATGCTGCTTTGCCTGTTCAGGTCGACGGGGAGCCTTGGTTTCAACAACCTTGTACATTGGCTATATCCCATCACAGCCAG gcattcatgttgaagcggGCAGCGGAGGAACCACTAGGTCACGCAGCCGCCATCATCACTGATGTTCTTGAGAATGCCGAAACCAACAGTGTGATAAACGCTGTGCAGAAGCGAGCTCTTCTTCAAGAAATGGCGCTGAAGCTGACATAG
- the LOC103455407 gene encoding small ribosomal subunit protein eS19x, whose product METARTVKDVSPHEFVKAYAAHLKRSGRIELPDWTDIVKTATFKELAPYDPDWYYIRSASMARKIYLRGGLGVGAFRRIYGGSKRNGSRPPHFCKSSGAIARHILQQLQKMNIVDVDAKGGRKITSNGQRDLDQVAGRIAVAI is encoded by the exons ATGGAGACGGCGAGAACAGTGAAGGACGTGTCCCCTCATGAATTTGTCAAGGCCTACGCCGCTCACCTGAAGCGCTCCGGCCGA ATTGAGCTTCCTGACTGGACCGACATTGTGAAGACTGCCACATTCAAGGAGCTTGCACCATATGACCCTGATTGGTACTACATTAGATCTG CATCCATGGCAAGGAAAATCTACTTGAGGGGTGGTCTTGGTGTTGGTGCCTTCCGCAGGATCTATGGAGGGAGCAAGAGGAACGGCAGTCGCCCACCTCATTTCTGTAAAAGCAGTGGCGCTATTGCTCGTCACATTCTTCAGCAATTGCAGAAGATGAACATCGTTGATGTTGACGCGAAAGG TGGACGGAAAATCACATCCAATGGCCAGAGGGATCTCGACCAAGTTGCTGGACGGATCGCTGTTGCAATCTAA
- the LOC103455406 gene encoding protein Asterix-like, which produces MSSTVNDPRQPSAAKRYVPSAVAPQDLPVDYSGLIAVVFGLAGVMFRYKLCSWVAIIFCAQSLVNMKNIENDLKQISMAMMFAIMGLVTNYFGPARPGTQKS; this is translated from the exons atgtcATCGACGGTGAACGACCCGCGCCAGCCCTCGGCGGCGAAGCGCTACGTGCCGTCCGCGGTGGCGCCGCAAGATCTTCCAGTGGATTATTCCGGTCTGATCGCCGTCGTCTTCGGCCTCGCCGGCGTCATGTTCCGC TACAAGTTGTGCTCTTGGGTTGCGATCATATTCTGCGCTCAATCGCTGGTGAACATGAAGAACATCGAGAACGACCTCAAACAGATCTCCATGGCCATGAT GTTTGCTATTATGGGATTGGTAACCAACTACTTCGGACCTGCTCGACCGGGGACACAAAAGAGTTGA
- the LOC139191274 gene encoding basic leucine zipper 25-like, whose product MHSVFTADDSSDTFWALSSPAEMNRSTSEWAFEQFLDEFTTPAATPRQSVAEQFPVSFAASCSVASQSSTSKHDDVDEEVVEIKKPDRHRHRQLQPPQQLNHPPPAALDPAPTAPINSDQYREFLKNQLDLACAADYSLSVISSIQPASTNLWFPRIRFDLPSFLSVWW is encoded by the coding sequence ATGCATTCAGTGTTCACCGCGGACGACTCATCCGACACGTTTTGGGCTCTGTCGTCGCCGGCGGAGATGAACCGGAGCACGTCGGAGTGGGCCTTCGAGCAGTTCCTCGACGAGTTCACGACCccggccgccactcctcgccaATCGGTCGCCGAACAATTTCCCGTTTCGTTCGCCGCTTCCTGCTCCGTCGCGTCTCAGTCGTCGACGTCAAAGCACGACGATGTGGACGAAGAGGTAGTTGAGATCAAGAAGCCCGATCGTCATCGCCATCGTCAACTGCAACCTCCTCAGCAGCTCAATCATCCTCCGCCGGCGGCGTTGGATCCAGCTCCTACGGCTCCGATTAACTCAGACCAGTACCGCGAATTTCTTAAGAACCAGCTCGATCTGGCTTGCGCAGCAGACTACTCTCTCTCGGTCATCTCTTCGATCCAGCCTGCAAGTACCAACCTCTGGTTCCCACGCATTCGATTCGACTTGCCATCGTTTCTTTCTGTGTGGTGGTGA